The Phragmites australis chromosome 15, lpPhrAust1.1, whole genome shotgun sequence genome window below encodes:
- the LOC133893136 gene encoding uncharacterized protein LOC133893136 yields MAAAATGSAAAKEMEKKVELMKETRAHQVAIAELESLHPSRAVYQKAGNIFFRKSVKSAVASEQKQLDLAKDRLNKLDQA; encoded by the exons atggcggcggcggcgacggggtcggcggcggcgaaggagatggagaagaaggTGGAGCTCATGAAGGAG ACAAGAGCGCACCAAGTGGCGATCGCGGAGCTCGAAAGCCTGCATCCCTCCCGG GCGGTGTACCAGAAGGCGGGCAACATCTTCTTCCGTAAGAGCGTCAAATCGGCGGTCGCGTCGGAGCAGA AGCAACTTGACTTGGCAAAGGATCGACTGAACAAGCTGGATCAGGCCTGA
- the LOC133892524 gene encoding uncharacterized protein LOC133892524 yields MVRRGSSYYVEAAPPVDVNKNTEWFMYPGVWTTYILLLFFAWLLVLSFSGCSPGAAWTVVSLAHFAITYHFFHWKKGTPFAADDQGIYNRLTWWEQIDNGQQLTRNRKFLTVVPVVLYLIASHLTDYKQPMLFLNTVAVLVLVVAKLPNMHKVRIFGINADI; encoded by the exons ATGGTGCGTAGGGGGTCGTCGTACTACGtggaggcggcgccgccggTGGACGTGAACAAGAACACAGAGTGGTTCATGTACCCGGGCGTCTGGACCACCTACATCCTGCTCCTCTTCTTCGCCTGGCTCCTCGTCCTCTCCTTCTCCGGGTGCTCCCCGGGGGCCGCCTGGACCGTCGTCAGCCTCGCGCACTTCGCC ATCACCTACCACTTCTTCCACTGGAAGAAAGGAACTCCATTTGCGGCTGATGACCAAGGCATCTACAACAGATTGACATGGTGGGAGCAAATTGACAATGGCCAGCAGCTTACTCGGAACAGAAAGTTTTTAACCGTGGTACCTGTGGTGCT GTATCTGATTGCATCACACTTGACTGACTACAAGCAGCCAATGCTTTTCCTAAACACGGTGGCAGTTCTGGTGCTGGTTGTAGCCAAGCTACCAAACATGCACAAGGTCCGCATATTTGGAATCAATGCAGACATCTGA
- the LOC133893268 gene encoding uncharacterized protein LOC133893268, translating into MGSATASNAKHFALRSIAPAAVLIVLMLLFVAGAIVTLHHKDNTSIRGVLVNDQATMPRPRKILRVEEEPAKEPSNNGCTNQRLPSGSEPLPRGIVHETTNLEMETSLGGDPEHRKKQQEATPAPKSKSILAIPVGIKNKAVVDRLVSKFPATDFAVMLFHYDGAVEQWGDLEWSGRAVHVAARGQTKWWFAKRFLHPDVVAEYEYVFLWDEDIEVDAFDPVRYLDVVRREGLEVSQPALDRRSEIHHAITARALAPTEDGVHRRVLGTRCDGDSTGPPCAGWVEVMVPVFSRAAWRCAWHMAQNDLIHGWGLDYMLGYCAQGDRTRNVGVVDSEYVLHRGVPMLGDRDKATPSAGRAAVRWRSFKEMQIFNRRWEEAAAEDKSWTDPYAAQPPTASSR; encoded by the coding sequence ATGGGCTCAGCCACAGCGTCCAACGCTAAGCACTTCGCCCTGCGCAGCATCGCACCGGCGGCGGTGCTCATCGTCCTCATGCTGCTCTTCGTCGCCGGCGCAATTGTGACGCTTCATCACAAGGACAACACGTCGATACGGGGCGTCCTTGTAAACGATCAGGCGACCATGCCGCGACCGCGTAAAATACTGCGCGTCGAGGAGGAGCCGGCGAAAGAACCCAGCAACAACGGCTGCACGAACCAACGCCTGCCGTCAGGCAGTGAGCCGTTGCCTAGAGGCATCGTCCATGAAACGACCAACCTGGAGATGGAAACGTCGCTGGGCGGGGACCCCGAGCACCGGAAGAAGCAGCAGGAAGCCACGCCGGCGCCAAAGTCAAAGAGCATCCTGGCGATCCCTGTGGGAATCAAGAACAAGGCAGTCGTCGACAGGCTCGTGTCCAAGTTCCCCGCCACCGACTTCGCCGTGATGCTGTTCCACTACGACGGCGCAGTGGAGCAGTGGGGGGACCTCGAATGGTCCGGCCGCGCGGTGCACGTGGCGGCGCGGGGGCAGACCAAGTGGTGGTTCGCCAAGCGGTTCCTGCACCCGGACGTAGTGGCAGAGTACGAGTACGTGTTCCTGTGGGACGAGGACATCGAGGTCGACGCCTTCGACCCCGTCAGGTACCTCGACGTCGTGAGGAGGGAGGGCCTCGAGGTGTCGCAGCCGGCGCTCGACCGCCGCTCGGAGATCCACCACGCCATCACGGCGCGCGCGCTGGCGCCGACGGAGGACGGCGTGCACCGCCGCGTGCTGGGGACGCGGTGCGACGGCGACAGCACGGGGCCGCCGTGCGCGGGGTGGGTAGAGGTGATGGTGCCCGTGTTCTCGCGGGCGGCGTGGCGGTGCGCGTGGCACATGGCGCAGAACGACCTCATCCACGGCTGGGGGCTCGACTACATGCTCGGATACTGCGCGCAGGGCGACCGCACGCGCAACGTCGGCGTCGTCGACAGCGAGTACGTGCTACACCGCGGCGTCCCCATGCTCGGCGATAGAGACAAGGCGACGCCGTCGGCAGGACGGGCCGCGGTGAGGTGGCGGTCCTTCAAGGAGATGCAGATATTCAACAGGAGGTGGGAGGAGGCTGCCGCCGAGGACAAATCCTGGACGGATCCTTACGCCGCACAGCCGCCAACGGCGAGCTCCAGATAA